A genomic segment from Malaclemys terrapin pileata isolate rMalTer1 chromosome 1, rMalTer1.hap1, whole genome shotgun sequence encodes:
- the LOC128843097 gene encoding LOW QUALITY PROTEIN: T-cell ecto-ADP-ribosyltransferase 1-like (The sequence of the model RefSeq protein was modified relative to this genomic sequence to represent the inferred CDS: inserted 2 bases in 2 codons): protein MMKPLLIPLTYFCLQTWLGISQAQCQRMLNMTENAFDDQYLGCAEEIAHAQIKSEISQFXLWERATDKWNSVKTTISRPNGFKDEYGIAIVAYTDPTEYDGKTFSTVFNDAVRENAYSGKFQFKTFHYYLTRALQLLRDGCHNVYRGDPKCFEYHGGDIRFGQFASSSISKEVAESFRKGGTLFTIRTCFGVKIQALSYNPAQEEVLIPVHETFSVSPKGKNRFDLWSTNQTCSYFNCGEYWAEQEKYLCGAICCGXFENPTSGRADERDADMGTCHQGWGRQAATTLAAREGSGWGGWTLGPKRSLRKEKVPRHHGDGSTRNAGKKNDVCVGNSATRGGLAFPSLFGGSVILVHVAALKLFPGF, encoded by the exons ATGATGAAGCCTCTGCTGATCCCCTTGACGTACTTCTGTCTTCAGACCTGGCTGGGAATCTCTCAG GCACAATGTCAGAGGATGCTGAACATGACGGAAAATGCTTTTGATGACCAATATCTAGGATGTGCTGAGGAAATTGCACATGCACAGATAAAGTCGGAAATCTCTCAGT AGCTGTGGGAAAGGGCAACAGACAAATGGAACAGTGTGAAAACAACGATTTCTCGCCCCAACGGATTTAAGGATGAGTATGGAATAGCCATAGTAGCCTATACTGACCCCACTGAATACGACGGCAAAACTTTTTCAACTGTATTTAATGATGCAGTGAGAGAGAATGCTTACAGCGGCAAGTTCCAGTTCAAAACCTTTCATTATTATTTGACAAGAGCTTTACAGCTCTTACGGGACGGGTGCCATAATGTGTACCGGGGGGACCCTAAGTGTTTTGAGTACCATGGGGGTGATATCAGGTTTGGACAATTTGCCTCTTCATCGATTAGTAAAGAAGTGGCTGAGAGTTTTAGGAAGGGGGGCACACTCTTCACCATCCGCACGTGCTTCGGCGTGAAGATCCAGGCCCTGTCATACAATCCTGCCCAAGAAGAAGTGTTAATCCCAGTCCATGAGACATTCAGTGTGTCCCCCAAAGGGAAGAACCGCTTTGACCTCTGGAGCACAAATCAGACCTGCAGCTATTTTAACTGCGGTGAGTACTGGGCTGAACAGGAGAAATATTTGTGTGGGGCTATTTGCTGCG GATTTGAAAACCCCACTTCAGGGAGAGCTGACGAGAGGGACGCTGACATGGGGACTTGccaccagggctgggggagacagGCTGCCACGACTCTTGCTGCTAGAGAGGGCTCGGGCTGGGGTGGGTGGACACTGGGTCCCAAGCGCTCACTGAGGAAAGAGAAGGTGCCTAGACATCATGGCGATGGGAGCACTAGAAACGCAG GAAAGAAGAACGACGTATGTGTTGGCAACTCTG